In the genome of Polaribacter atrinae, one region contains:
- a CDS encoding response regulator transcription factor, whose translation MMKYSVVIVDDHTLLSQAIAAMVNTFSKFKVLYTCKNGQELIDKFSSSPEFIPDVVLMDINMPIMNGIETTEWISKNHNDVHVMALSVEDEDATILKMLKVGAIGYLLKDTEKVVLEKALVEIAENGFYHTKNVTNLLMKSLSGNGDVEIHLKERELTFMKHACSELTYKEIAEIMCLSPKTIDGYRDVLFTKLNVKNRVGLVMYAIKNKIYTP comes from the coding sequence ATGATGAAATATTCAGTTGTTATTGTAGATGATCACACATTGCTTTCACAAGCAATTGCGGCTATGGTAAATACTTTTAGTAAATTTAAAGTCTTGTATACTTGCAAAAATGGACAAGAATTAATTGATAAATTTTCTTCATCACCAGAATTTATTCCGGATGTTGTTTTAATGGATATTAATATGCCGATAATGAATGGAATTGAAACTACAGAATGGATTTCTAAAAACCATAATGATGTACATGTAATGGCACTTTCTGTAGAAGATGAAGATGCTACTATCTTAAAGATGTTAAAAGTTGGTGCTATCGGTTATTTGTTAAAAGATACCGAAAAAGTGGTTTTAGAGAAAGCTTTGGTAGAAATTGCAGAAAACGGATTCTATCACACTAAAAATGTAACCAATTTATTAATGAAATCACTTTCTGGTAATGGAGATGTGGAAATACATTTAAAAGAGCGAGAGTTAACGTTTATGAAACATGCATGCTCGGAATTAACGTATAAAGAAATTGCAGAAATTATGTGTTTAAGCCCGAAAACAATAGATGGTTATAGAGATGTTTTGTTTACTAAATTAAATGTAAAAAATAGAGTAGGTTTAGTAATGTATGCTATCAAAAATAAAATTTACACTCCATAA
- the rbfA gene encoding 30S ribosome-binding factor RbfA gives MEETNRQRKIAGVLQKDLVDVLQKAAQDGMKGIIISVSKVHVTSDLGVAKVYLSVFPSSNREEIIKGVQSNTVLIRHEMAKRTKHQLRRMPELLFFGDDTLDYIEEIDKSLKGEDGNPIKDPSVLPRRKRS, from the coding sequence ATGGAAGAAACGAACAGACAACGTAAAATTGCAGGAGTATTGCAAAAGGATTTGGTAGATGTTTTACAGAAAGCAGCTCAAGATGGTATGAAAGGAATAATTATTTCTGTTTCTAAGGTTCATGTAACTTCAGATTTAGGAGTCGCTAAAGTTTATTTAAGTGTATTTCCTTCTAGCAACAGAGAAGAAATTATTAAAGGAGTGCAATCTAATACTGTTTTAATTCGCCATGAAATGGCTAAAAGAACAAAACATCAATTACGTAGAATGCCAGAATTATTGTTTTTTGGTGACGATACGTTAGATTATATTGAGGAAATTGATAAATCTTTAAAAGGAGAAGATGGTAACCCTATCAAAGATCCTAGCGTTTTACCAAGACGTAAGAGAAGTTAA
- a CDS encoding ABC transporter permease, with the protein MNFPLYIAKRYLFTKTGNNAINIITIIASFGVIVGSLALFIILSGFSGLRTFSYSLLDVSDPDIKITSNKGKTFLYTDDVHQALIKNTSIKATSKIIEERVFLEYNDKNEIAYIKGVEESYTSITHIDSVISLGSWLDNEMPNTAVVGNGISRKLSLGILNFGAPLSIMVPKPGVGFINPNNAFYKTDVQIVGLYSGTEEFESKFVFVSIKDAKNLLNFKEKQITGVEIKLKDNLNADLFSEQLQEQLGTQFKVQTKQQLNEVFYKVINTENFVSYLIFTLIVIIALFNVIGAIIMMIIDKKSNLKTLFSLGASIKDIKRIFILQGFLLTFLGMIVGLSLGIIIVFIQKEFGVFMITQNFAYPVEFRFSNLFIVIATITVLGFIASKIASSRISKEFVEK; encoded by the coding sequence TTGAACTTTCCCTTATACATAGCTAAAAGATATCTTTTTACAAAAACAGGTAATAATGCCATAAATATTATTACAATTATTGCTTCTTTTGGGGTGATTGTAGGCTCATTAGCCTTGTTTATTATTCTTTCTGGTTTTTCTGGTTTGCGTACATTTAGTTATAGTTTGTTAGATGTTTCAGATCCAGATATTAAAATTACTTCTAATAAAGGAAAAACCTTTTTATATACGGATGATGTTCATCAAGCGTTAATAAAGAATACATCTATTAAAGCAACCTCTAAAATTATAGAAGAACGTGTTTTTTTAGAGTATAATGATAAGAATGAAATTGCTTATATTAAGGGAGTTGAAGAAAGTTATACTTCTATTACACACATAGATTCTGTTATTAGTCTAGGGAGTTGGTTAGATAATGAGATGCCAAATACCGCAGTGGTTGGTAATGGAATTTCGAGAAAATTATCATTAGGAATTTTAAATTTTGGAGCTCCTTTATCAATTATGGTTCCTAAGCCTGGGGTTGGTTTTATCAATCCTAATAACGCTTTTTATAAAACAGATGTGCAAATTGTTGGTTTGTATTCTGGTACGGAAGAGTTTGAAAGTAAATTTGTTTTTGTTTCTATAAAGGATGCAAAGAATCTATTGAATTTTAAAGAGAAACAAATAACAGGTGTAGAAATTAAATTAAAAGATAATTTAAATGCTGATTTGTTCTCGGAACAATTACAAGAACAATTAGGAACTCAATTTAAAGTACAAACCAAACAACAACTTAATGAAGTTTTCTATAAGGTAATAAACACAGAGAATTTTGTGTCTTATCTTATCTTTACATTAATTGTAATTATAGCATTGTTTAATGTTATTGGTGCCATTATAATGATGATTATTGATAAAAAATCGAATCTAAAAACCCTTTTTAGTTTAGGGGCTTCTATAAAAGATATTAAAAGAATATTTATTTTACAAGGTTTTCTATTAACCTTCCTAGGGATGATTGTTGGATTATCATTGGGGATTATAATCGTTTTTATTCAGAAAGAATTTGGCGTATTTATGATTACTCAAAACTTTGCATATCCTGTAGAATTTAGATTTTCTAATCTTTTTATTGTGATAGCAACTATTACGGTGCTAGGTTTTATAGCTTCTAAAATAGCTAGCAGTAGAATTTCTAAAGAGTTTGTTGAAAAATAA
- the dusB gene encoding tRNA dihydrouridine synthase DusB, with protein MIKIGNIELPDFPLLLAPMEDVSDPPFRALCKEQGADVVYTEFISSEGLIRDAAKSIMKLDIYEKERPVGIQIFGANLESMLKTVEIVEKSNPDIIDINFGCPVKKVVSKGAGAGILKDIDLMVSLTEAMVKHTNLPITVKTRLGWDHDSIRIVEVAERLQDVGCKAISIHGRTRAQMYKGEADWKPIADVKNNQRMHIPVFGNGDVTSPEKAMEMRDSYGLDGCMIGRAAIGYPWFFNEVKHFFKTGEHLAKPTVAQRVEMARRHLQMAIDWKGPVLGVFETRRHYTNYFKGIPHFKEYRMKMVTSDDAKDVFATFDEVQAKFGNTIIPQF; from the coding sequence TTGATTAAAATTGGCAACATAGAATTACCAGACTTTCCTCTTTTATTAGCACCAATGGAAGACGTTTCTGATCCACCATTTAGAGCCTTGTGTAAAGAACAAGGTGCAGATGTGGTATATACAGAGTTTATTTCTTCTGAAGGCTTGATTCGTGATGCAGCAAAAAGCATCATGAAATTAGATATCTACGAGAAAGAACGTCCAGTTGGAATTCAGATTTTTGGAGCCAATTTAGAATCTATGTTAAAAACGGTAGAAATTGTAGAAAAATCGAATCCAGATATTATTGATATTAACTTTGGTTGCCCTGTAAAAAAAGTAGTTTCTAAAGGAGCCGGAGCAGGAATTCTAAAAGACATCGATTTAATGGTTTCTCTTACAGAAGCCATGGTAAAACACACCAACTTACCGATCACCGTAAAAACTCGTTTGGGTTGGGATCATGATTCTATTAGAATTGTAGAAGTTGCAGAACGTTTACAAGATGTTGGTTGCAAAGCAATTTCTATTCATGGAAGAACTCGTGCTCAAATGTATAAAGGAGAAGCGGATTGGAAACCTATTGCCGATGTTAAAAATAACCAAAGAATGCACATTCCTGTTTTTGGAAATGGAGATGTAACTTCTCCTGAAAAAGCGATGGAAATGAGAGATTCATACGGTTTAGACGGCTGTATGATTGGTAGAGCAGCTATTGGCTATCCTTGGTTTTTTAATGAGGTAAAACACTTTTTTAAAACAGGTGAACATTTAGCAAAACCTACGGTTGCACAACGTGTAGAAATGGCTAGAAGACATTTACAAATGGCTATTGATTGGAAAGGTCCTGTTTTAGGCGTTTTTGAAACCAGAAGACATTACACCAATTACTTTAAAGGGATTCCACATTTTAAAGAATATAGAATGAAAATGGTAACTTCGGATGATGCAAAAGATGTTTTTGCTACGTTTGATGAAGTACAGGCTAAGTTTGGGAATACAATTATTCCTCAGTTTTAG
- a CDS encoding GTP-binding protein LepA translates to MGAKEDILKKISFLITSKFQNPAEAFLFFDKDKDGKLNKDEVKDLLKDADISSFFRGIVAGELIKGYDKSGDECINLDEFKVAIAELERDL, encoded by the coding sequence ATGGGAGCAAAAGAAGATATATTAAAAAAAATCAGTTTTTTAATTACTAGTAAATTTCAAAATCCGGCAGAAGCTTTTCTTTTTTTTGATAAAGATAAAGACGGTAAATTAAACAAAGATGAAGTAAAAGACCTATTAAAAGACGCAGATATTAGTAGCTTTTTTAGAGGTATTGTAGCTGGTGAATTGATAAAAGGGTACGATAAGTCTGGAGATGAATGCATCAATTTAGATGAGTTTAAGGTAGCAATTGCAGAATTAGAAAGAGATTTGTAA
- the lepA gene encoding translation elongation factor 4, which yields MKNIRNFCIIAHIDHGKSTLADRLLEYTGSVTDREKKDQLLDNMDLERERGITIKSHAIQMDFVHKGEQYVLNLIDTPGHVDFSYEVSRSIAACEGALLIVDAAQSIQAQTISNLYLALENDLEIIPVLNKVDLPSANPEEVTDDIVDLLGCEPEDVIHASGKTGFGVDNILAAIIDRIPAPKGDPDAPLQALIFDSVYNSYRGIETYFRVLNGEIKKGQRIKFMATDNEYFADEVGTLKLTQVVKQSVKTGDVGYLITGIKTAKEVKVGDTITDAANPTKEIIDGFEDVKPMVFAGIYPVDTEDYEELRYSMEKLQLNDASLVFVPESSAALGFGFRCGFLGMLHMEIIQERLEREFNMTVITTVPNVSYHAYTKKNPNEILLLNNPTDLPDPSRLDRVEEPFIKASIITKSDFVGQVMSLCIEKRGEITNQTYLTTERVELTFDMPLAEIVFDFYDRLKTVSKGYASFDYSPIGMRESKLVRVDILLNGQPVDALSALLHADNAYTIGKKIVEKLKELIPRQQFDIPIQAAIGAKIIARETTKALRKDVTAKCYGGDISRKRKLLEKQKKGKKRMRQVGNVEIPQEAFMAVLKLND from the coding sequence ATGAAAAACATTAGAAACTTTTGCATTATCGCACATATAGATCATGGAAAAAGTACGTTAGCAGATAGATTATTAGAATATACAGGCTCTGTAACAGATCGAGAAAAGAAAGATCAGTTATTAGATAATATGGATTTAGAACGCGAGCGCGGAATTACCATAAAATCGCATGCCATTCAAATGGATTTTGTTCACAAAGGAGAACAATATGTTTTAAATTTAATTGATACTCCAGGTCACGTAGATTTTTCTTACGAAGTTTCTCGTTCTATTGCTGCTTGTGAGGGCGCTTTGTTAATTGTAGATGCAGCACAAAGCATACAAGCACAAACAATTTCTAACTTATACCTGGCTTTAGAGAATGATTTAGAAATTATTCCGGTTTTAAATAAAGTAGATTTACCTTCTGCAAACCCAGAAGAAGTAACAGATGATATTGTAGATTTATTAGGTTGTGAGCCAGAAGACGTTATACACGCAAGTGGAAAAACAGGTTTTGGTGTTGATAACATACTAGCTGCAATTATTGATAGAATTCCTGCACCAAAAGGAGATCCTGACGCACCGTTACAAGCTTTAATTTTCGATTCTGTTTACAATTCTTATAGAGGGATTGAAACTTATTTTAGAGTTTTAAACGGAGAAATTAAAAAAGGACAACGTATTAAATTCATGGCAACAGATAATGAATATTTTGCGGATGAAGTAGGTACATTAAAACTAACCCAAGTTGTAAAACAATCTGTAAAAACAGGTGATGTTGGATATTTAATTACAGGAATTAAAACAGCAAAAGAAGTAAAAGTAGGTGATACTATTACAGATGCCGCAAACCCAACAAAAGAAATTATAGATGGTTTCGAAGATGTAAAACCAATGGTTTTTGCAGGAATTTATCCTGTAGATACAGAAGATTACGAAGAGTTGCGTTATTCTATGGAAAAACTGCAATTAAATGATGCTTCTTTGGTTTTTGTACCAGAAAGTTCTGCTGCTTTAGGTTTTGGTTTCCGTTGTGGATTCTTAGGAATGTTACACATGGAAATTATTCAAGAACGTTTAGAGCGTGAGTTTAATATGACTGTTATTACAACGGTTCCCAACGTTTCTTATCATGCCTATACAAAGAAGAATCCAAACGAAATATTACTTTTAAATAACCCAACAGATTTACCAGATCCATCGAGATTGGATAGAGTAGAAGAGCCTTTCATTAAAGCTTCTATTATTACAAAATCAGACTTTGTGGGTCAAGTAATGAGTTTGTGTATCGAAAAACGTGGAGAAATTACCAATCAAACTTATTTAACAACAGAAAGAGTTGAGTTAACGTTTGATATGCCTTTGGCAGAAATTGTTTTCGATTTTTATGATAGATTAAAAACAGTTTCTAAAGGATATGCTTCTTTCGATTATTCTCCGATAGGAATGAGAGAATCTAAATTAGTACGTGTAGATATTTTATTAAACGGACAACCCGTAGATGCACTTTCTGCGCTTTTACATGCAGATAACGCTTATACAATTGGTAAGAAAATTGTAGAGAAATTAAAAGAATTAATACCAAGACAACAGTTTGATATTCCTATTCAGGCAGCAATTGGAGCAAAAATTATTGCGCGTGAAACTACCAAAGCATTGCGTAAAGATGTTACTGCAAAATGTTATGGTGGAGATATTTCTAGAAAACGTAAGTTACTAGAAAAGCAGAAAAAAGGAAAGAAAAGAATGCGTCAGGTTGGTAATGTAGAAATCCCGCAAGAAGCATTTATGGCGGTTTTAAAACTCAATGATTAG
- a CDS encoding FAD-dependent monooxygenase, translating to MNNYDVIIVGAGTAGLILARELGRQKHKTLLLDRKKDLLEFSFNTLGSFMNLENFELSSNVVAQKIDKAVVHSKYLKEEIKVDAYILDKKNVHEELIASIDTNFVDIQLGIYVKDITTNLENNFTAVTDKNKNKYKAKIFVDASGTIGVLSKKIGLIPKITELATGVEYNVKYLGNGNELHLLLGKDYKGGYGWIFPLKNKRAIIGFGTFDKSMIKDLKENLHAILKLPNIHKIVRKDNDKVEGGSIPITPVLDKFVKNNLVCVGDCVSQVNPIVGEGYKFIFESAIMASKAINESLVKNELKLLLNYELAWKQRFLSNYKRSKIAQERIFSLSKNDFLTDIGMVLLKLRANKKNIQTLSGEYS from the coding sequence ATGAATAATTATGATGTTATAATTGTAGGGGCCGGTACAGCAGGATTAATACTAGCAAGAGAATTAGGTCGTCAAAAACACAAAACACTCCTTTTGGATAGGAAAAAAGATTTACTGGAATTTTCATTTAATACACTAGGTAGTTTTATGAATTTAGAAAATTTTGAACTGTCTAGTAATGTTGTTGCTCAAAAGATTGATAAAGCTGTTGTACATTCTAAATATTTAAAAGAGGAAATAAAAGTTGATGCTTATATTTTAGATAAAAAAAATGTACATGAAGAATTAATTGCATCTATAGATACGAATTTTGTTGATATTCAATTAGGGATTTATGTTAAAGATATTACAACCAATTTAGAAAATAATTTTACAGCAGTTACAGATAAAAATAAGAATAAATATAAAGCTAAAATCTTTGTAGATGCTTCTGGTACAATTGGTGTTTTGAGTAAAAAAATAGGTTTAATTCCTAAAATAACAGAGCTTGCTACAGGTGTGGAGTATAATGTTAAATATCTAGGGAACGGAAATGAATTACATTTATTACTAGGTAAAGATTACAAAGGTGGTTATGGTTGGATTTTTCCATTAAAAAACAAAAGAGCAATTATAGGTTTTGGTACTTTTGATAAAAGCATGATTAAAGATTTAAAAGAGAATTTACATGCTATTTTAAAATTACCTAACATTCATAAAATAGTTAGAAAGGATAATGATAAAGTAGAAGGAGGAAGTATTCCTATAACACCTGTATTAGATAAGTTTGTGAAAAACAATCTTGTTTGTGTTGGCGATTGTGTTTCTCAAGTTAATCCAATAGTGGGTGAAGGATACAAGTTCATTTTTGAATCTGCAATTATGGCAAGTAAAGCTATAAATGAGTCATTAGTCAAAAATGAATTAAAACTACTTTTAAATTACGAATTAGCTTGGAAACAAAGATTTTTATCTAATTATAAACGTTCTAAAATAGCACAAGAAAGAATCTTTTCGCTTTCTAAAAATGATTTTTTAACAGATATAGGGATGGTTTTATTAAAGTTAAGAGCAAATAAAAAGAATATACAAACACTTTCTGGTGAATATTCTTAA
- a CDS encoding zinc metallopeptidase encodes MIGFYILIGAIALASWLVSNTLKNKFKKYSKIQLRNGMSGAEIAQKMLADNGIFDVKVISTPGRLTDHYNPADKTVNLSESVYNQRNAAAAAVAAHECGHAVQHAQAYSYLTMRSQLVPIVSLTSKFSQWLVIGGLIMGAASGSTGIGFYIAITGLVFMGFATLFSFITLPVEYDASNRALAWLENKNMVSQEELAGATDALKWAARTYLVAALGSLASLLYWGLQILGGRD; translated from the coding sequence ATGATAGGTTTCTATATTTTAATTGGTGCAATTGCTTTAGCGAGTTGGTTAGTTAGTAATACTTTAAAAAATAAATTTAAAAAATACTCTAAAATTCAGCTTAGAAATGGGATGAGCGGTGCAGAAATTGCACAAAAAATGCTTGCTGATAACGGTATTTTTGATGTAAAAGTTATTTCTACACCTGGTAGATTAACAGACCATTACAATCCTGCAGATAAAACAGTAAATTTAAGTGAATCTGTTTACAACCAAAGAAACGCAGCTGCAGCTGCAGTTGCTGCACACGAATGCGGACACGCAGTGCAACACGCACAAGCATATAGTTATTTAACCATGCGATCTCAATTAGTGCCAATTGTAAGTCTAACTTCTAAATTCTCTCAATGGTTGGTAATTGGTGGTTTAATTATGGGAGCAGCCTCTGGATCTACCGGAATTGGTTTTTATATTGCCATTACTGGTTTGGTTTTTATGGGTTTTGCAACGCTTTTTAGCTTTATAACTTTACCTGTAGAATATGACGCTAGTAACAGAGCATTGGCTTGGTTAGAAAATAAGAATATGGTTAGTCAAGAAGAATTAGCTGGTGCAACAGACGCTCTAAAATGGGCTGCTAGAACGTATTTAGTAGCAGCTTTAGGTTCTCTAGCTTCATTATTATATTGGGGACTTCAAATTTTAGGAGGAAGAGATTAA
- a CDS encoding asparaginase has product MTTKPNILLIYTGGTIGMIKDYKTNALKSFDFSQIVDKIPELQQLNCSIKSISFEEPIDSSNMNTEYYISIVEIIEENYKKFDGFVVLSGSDTMAYTSSAISFMLENLQKPIIFTGSQLPIGDLRTDAKENLITSIEVASANKNGVPIISEVCLYFEYKLYRANRTTKISSEQFEAFTSLNFPPLAESGVHLKFNEHIVHQSKNKENDLIVRKNLVDEVVILKLFPGISNVVIESVLNIPNLKGVVLETFGSGNAPNSESFISLLKKAIDKGIKIINVTQCKSGRVMMGHYDTSLLLLEMGVINGRDITTESAIAKLMYLLDKNLSDEEFRHFFEKSLRGELTDNYHF; this is encoded by the coding sequence ATGACAACGAAACCCAACATATTACTCATTTATACTGGAGGAACTATTGGTATGATTAAAGATTATAAAACGAATGCTTTAAAATCATTCGATTTTAGTCAGATTGTAGATAAAATTCCAGAATTACAACAGTTAAACTGTAGTATAAAAAGTATTTCATTTGAAGAGCCAATAGATTCATCAAACATGAATACCGAATATTATATTAGTATTGTAGAGATTATTGAAGAGAATTATAAAAAATTTGATGGTTTTGTTGTTTTATCAGGTTCAGACACTATGGCGTATACTTCTTCTGCAATAAGTTTTATGTTAGAAAATTTGCAAAAACCCATCATTTTCACAGGATCTCAACTTCCTATAGGAGATTTAAGAACAGATGCGAAAGAAAATTTAATTACTTCAATAGAAGTTGCAAGTGCCAACAAAAATGGTGTACCTATTATATCTGAAGTTTGTTTGTATTTCGAATACAAATTATATAGGGCAAATAGAACTACTAAAATTAGTTCAGAACAATTTGAGGCTTTTACTTCTTTAAACTTTCCTCCACTAGCAGAAAGTGGTGTGCATCTTAAATTTAATGAGCATATAGTTCATCAATCTAAGAATAAAGAAAATGATTTAATTGTTAGAAAGAATTTGGTTGATGAAGTAGTAATTTTAAAATTGTTTCCCGGAATATCAAATGTAGTTATAGAAAGTGTTTTAAATATTCCAAATTTAAAAGGAGTTGTATTAGAAACGTTTGGGTCTGGTAATGCTCCAAATTCAGAAAGCTTTATAAGCTTGTTAAAAAAGGCTATAGATAAAGGAATTAAAATTATAAACGTAACCCAATGTAAAAGTGGTAGGGTAATGATGGGGCATTATGATACTAGTTTATTGCTTTTAGAAATGGGAGTTATTAACGGTAGAGATATTACCACCGAGTCTGCAATCGCTAAATTAATGTACTTATTAGATAAAAACCTATCAGATGAAGAGTTTAGACATTTTTTTGAAAAATCATTAAGAGGCGAATTAACTGATAATTATCATTTTTAA
- a CDS encoding MotA/TolQ/ExbB proton channel family protein, which yields MKKVVNVLSVTGFMFFGAIQSTFAQEAAEESKTFHQELKQRFIEGGPEFMGIVLVALILGLAIAIERIIYLNMATTNTKKLVASVDDALSSGGIEAAKEVCRNSKGPVASIFYQGLDRVDEGVDAAEKAVVSYGGVQMGLLEKNISWLSLFIALAPMLGFMGTVIGMIQAFDMIAVANDISPGVVAVGIKVALLTTVFGLIVAIILQIFYNYIVSKIDSIVNNMEDASIQLIDLLVKFKK from the coding sequence ATGAAAAAAGTAGTAAATGTCCTATCCGTAACAGGATTTATGTTTTTTGGAGCTATTCAATCAACTTTCGCACAAGAAGCAGCTGAAGAGTCAAAAACTTTCCACCAAGAATTAAAACAACGTTTTATTGAGGGTGGCCCAGAATTTATGGGAATTGTATTAGTAGCCTTAATTTTAGGTTTAGCAATAGCAATTGAAAGAATTATTTATTTAAACATGGCAACAACAAATACTAAGAAATTAGTAGCAAGTGTAGATGATGCTTTAAGTTCTGGTGGTATAGAAGCTGCTAAAGAAGTTTGTAGAAACTCTAAAGGCCCAGTTGCATCTATCTTTTACCAAGGTTTAGATAGAGTAGATGAAGGAGTAGATGCTGCAGAAAAAGCTGTAGTTTCTTATGGAGGAGTTCAAATGGGACTTTTAGAGAAAAACATTTCTTGGTTATCTTTATTTATTGCTTTAGCACCGATGCTTGGGTTTATGGGTACGGTAATTGGTATGATTCAGGCATTTGATATGATTGCAGTAGCAAATGATATTTCTCCTGGAGTTGTAGCAGTTGGTATTAAAGTAGCCTTATTAACAACAGTATTTGGTTTAATAGTAGCAATTATTTTACAAATTTTTTATAATTATATCGTTTCTAAAATCGATAGTATTGTAAATAACATGGAAGATGCATCTATTCAATTAATAGATTTATTAGTGAAATTTAAAAAATAA
- a CDS encoding ExbD/TolR family protein codes for MARRENPEINAGSMADIAFLLLIFFLVTTTMNVDSGVSKKLSEKPPADYVPPVIKEKNIFEVNINRNNELLVEGERMDIKDLKEAAIGFVDNGGGEGKVEDGVASGPCSYCKGERSDSSSDHPNKAIISVQSDRLTEYGTYLTVQDELLKAYSFLRNRLSVEKYGTPFEELEEAYKDDRTNENLKKKVEFIKTAYPQIISDQEPTN; via the coding sequence ATGGCAAGAAGAGAGAATCCAGAAATTAATGCAGGTTCTATGGCAGATATTGCCTTCTTGCTGTTAATTTTTTTCTTAGTAACAACAACAATGAATGTGGATTCAGGAGTTTCTAAAAAACTTTCTGAAAAACCACCAGCAGATTATGTACCACCTGTTATTAAAGAAAAAAACATTTTTGAGGTAAACATTAATAGAAATAATGAGCTTTTAGTTGAAGGCGAAAGAATGGATATTAAAGACCTGAAAGAAGCCGCTATCGGTTTTGTAGATAATGGTGGAGGTGAAGGTAAAGTTGAAGATGGTGTTGCTAGTGGACCATGTAGTTATTGTAAAGGTGAAAGAAGTGATTCTTCTTCAGATCACCCTAACAAAGCAATTATTTCGGTACAGAGTGATAGATTAACAGAATATGGGACGTATTTAACTGTTCAAGATGAATTGTTAAAAGCTTATAGTTTTTTAAGAAATAGGTTAAGTGTTGAGAAATACGGTACTCCTTTTGAAGAACTTGAAGAAGCTTATAAGGATGATAGGACTAATGAGAATTTGAAAAAGAAAGTTGAATTTATAAAAACAGCTTATCCTCAAATTATTTCAGATCAAGAACCTACAAATTAA
- a CDS encoding ExbD/TolR family protein: MSKFRKKKKGMPAVNTAALPDIVFMLLFFFMVTTTMRETSLQIDAPRLPSATEVKKLEHKSLVTTIYVGKAKDVKYGTSYNRIQLNDKIATADEVPAFIINARSKVSEAEVPFMTTSIKADTESSVGTITDIRLKLRDVNALKISYSASKKTE, translated from the coding sequence ATGTCTAAATTTAGAAAAAAGAAGAAAGGAATGCCAGCAGTTAATACTGCAGCTTTACCAGATATTGTATTTATGTTGTTATTCTTTTTCATGGTAACTACTACTATGAGAGAAACTTCTTTACAAATTGATGCTCCAAGGTTACCTTCGGCAACAGAAGTAAAGAAATTAGAACATAAAAGTTTGGTAACTACTATTTATGTAGGTAAAGCCAAAGATGTTAAATATGGTACAAGTTATAATAGAATTCAATTGAATGATAAAATTGCTACTGCAGATGAAGTTCCAGCATTTATAATAAATGCAAGATCTAAAGTTTCTGAAGCAGAAGTTCCATTTATGACAACTTCTATTAAGGCAGATACGGAATCTAGTGTAGGAACAATTACTGATATTAGATTAAAATTAAGAGATGTAAATGCTCTTAAAATTAGTTATTCTGCTTCAAAAAAGACTGAGTAA